In Candidatus Woesearchaeota archaeon, a single window of DNA contains:
- a CDS encoding HD domain-containing protein: protein MAENIENEFKKLHDIFILKEINRTGKVKNRFESSAEHSWSCMILAQYFLPKIKHRIDEKKIMRMLLYHDVIEIESGDTIVFDSDKVLGQREKEHSSLSGMKKRMPKGLADDFSVLWLEFEENKTIEAKFCQAIDKLDPVIHAIFDEDDWKYNSINEEKLRKAKQQYFEPFPEMMEFFESLVSFAKKKHYF from the coding sequence ATGGCTGAAAACATTGAAAATGAATTTAAGAAGCTGCATGACATATTCATTCTGAAAGAGATAAACCGGACCGGAAAAGTGAAAAACAGGTTTGAAAGCTCAGCAGAGCATTCCTGGAGCTGCATGATACTTGCACAGTATTTCCTTCCCAAAATCAAGCACAGAATTGATGAGAAAAAAATAATGAGGATGCTCCTTTACCACGATGTTATTGAGATAGAATCAGGGGATACCATTGTCTTTGACAGCGACAAGGTTCTTGGGCAGCGCGAAAAAGAGCATTCATCCCTTTCAGGAATGAAGAAAAGAATGCCCAAAGGGCTTGCAGATGATTTCAGCGTGCTGTGGCTGGAATTTGAGGAGAATAAGACGATTGAGGCAAAGTTCTGCCAGGCAATAGACAAGCTTGACCCGGTAATCCACGCAATATTTGATGAAGATGACTGGAAATACAACAGCATAAACGAGGAAAAGCTGAGAAAGGCAAAACAGCAGTATTTTGAGCCATTCCCTGAAATGATGGAGTTCTTTGAGTCGCTGGTAAGCTTTGCGAAGAAGAAGCATTATTTTTAA